The Equus asinus isolate D_3611 breed Donkey chromosome 22, EquAss-T2T_v2, whole genome shotgun sequence genome has a segment encoding these proteins:
- the BAZ2A gene encoding bromodomain adjacent to zinc finger domain protein 2A isoform X5, protein MEMEANDHFNFTGLPPAPAASGLKPSPSSGEGLYTNGSPMNFPQQGKSLNGDVNVNGLSTVSHTTTSGILNSAPHSSSTSHLHHPNVAYDCLWNYSQYTSANPGSNLKDPPLLSQFSGGQYPLNGILGGSRQPSSPSHNTNLRAGSQEFWANGTQSPMGLNFDSQELYDSFPDQNFEEVGSSIHPDEAAEKELSSVVAENGTGLVGSLELEEEQPELKMCGYNGSVPSVESLHQEVSVLVPDPTVSCLDDPSHLPDQLEDTPILSEVSLEPFNTLAPEPVSGGLYGIDDTELMGAEDKLPLEDSPVISALDCPSLNNTTAFSLLADDSQTSASIFASPASPPVLGESVLQDNSFDLNNGSDAEQEEMETQASDFPPHLAQPVPDQSSTIQLHPATAPAVSPTASPAISLAVSPAASPEISPEVSPAVSPAASPELSPAVSPAAFPTVSPTSSAALPPVSSEVSLTASPVTSPKVSPAASPAAVFPVASPGNKDVSSFPETTADLEEITGEGVTASGSGDVLRRRIATPEEVRLPLQHGWRREVRIKKGSHRWQGETWYYGPCGKRMKQFPEVIKYLSRNVVHNVRREHFSFSPRMPVGDFFEERDTPEGLQWVQLSAEEIPSRIQAITGKRGRPRNTEKAKTKEVPKVKRGRGRPPKVKITELLNKTDNRLLKKLEAQETLNEEDKAKMSKIKKKVKQKVQRGECQTAGQGQARNKRKQETKSLKQKEAKKKSKAEKEKVKAKQEKLKEKVKREKKEKVEMKEKEEVTKAKAACKADKTLTSQRRLEERQRQQMILEEMKKPTEDMCLTDHQPLPDFSRIPGLILPSGAFSDCLTIVEFLHSFGKVLGFDPAKDVPSLGVLQEGLLCQGDSLGEVQDLLVRLLKAALYDPGLPSYCQSLKILGEKVSEIPLTRDNVSEILRCFLMAYGVEPALCDSLRTQPFQAQPPQQKAAVLAFLVHELNGSTLIINEIDKTLESMSSYRKNKWIVEGRLRRLKTALAKRTGRPEVEMQGPEEGLGRRRSSRIMEETSGMEEEEEEEITAVVHGRRGRRDGEVDATASSIPELERQIEKLSKRQLFFRKKLLHSSQMLRAVSLGQDRYRRRYWVLPYLAGIFVEGTEGSLVPEDVIKQETDSLKVAGHTAPSPAPFSLKRELAVSSTSTSSPARARGRPRKTKPGSMHPRHLKSPFRGQESEQPQAQLQPETQPHPQLQAHAQPQPQPQPQLQSHPQSHNGFLEPEGSPLSLGQSQHDLSQSAFLSWLSQTQSHGSLLSSSVLTPDSSPGKLDPTPSQPLEEPEPDEAESSPDSQAPWFNFSAQIPCNAAPTPPPAVSEDQPTPSLQLPVSSKPANRPSAANPCSPVQLSSTPLPGVAPKRRAGDPGETPQSPAGLRQPKRRGRPPSKFFKQMEQRYLTQLTAQPVPAEMCSGWWWIQDPETLDATLKALHPRGIREKALHKHLNKHRDFLQEVCLRPSTDPIFEPSQLPPFQEGILSWSPKEKTYETDLAVLQWVEELEQRVILSDLQIRGWTCPSPDSTREDLAYCEHLPDSQEDITWRGRGREGLAPVRKTTNPLDLAVMRLAALEQNVERRYLREPLWPAHEVVLEKALLSSPSSAPQCATTEISYEITPRIRAWRQTLERCRSAAQVCLCLGQLERSIAWEKSVNKVTCLVCRKGDNDEFLLLCDGCDRGCHIYCHRPKMEAVPEGDWFCAVCLAQQVEGEFTQKPRFPKRGQKRKSSYVLNFPEGDGRRRRVLSRGRESPAVPRYSEEGLSPSKRRRLSMRNHHSDLTFCEIILMEMESHDAAWPFLEPVNPRLVSGYRRIIKNPMDFSTMRERLLRGGYTSSEEFAADALLVFDNCQTFNEDDSEVGKAGHIMRRFFESRWEEFYQGKQANL, encoded by the exons ATGG AAATGGAGGCAAACGACCATTTTAACTTTACTGGCCTTCCCCCTGCACCTGCTGCCTCAGGACTGAAACCCTCTCCCTCCTCAGGGGAGGGCCTCTACACTAACGGGTCTCCCATGAACTTCCCCCAGCAAGGGAAAA GTTTGAATGGGGATGTGAATGTTAATGGCTTATCTACTGTATCTCACACTACTACTTCAGGGATTTTGAACTCTGctccccactcctccagcacCTCACACCTCCATCACCCCAACGTGGCCTACGACTGTCTCTGGAACTACTCACAGTACACATCTGCCAATCCTGGCAGCAACCTCAAGGACCCACCCCTTCTCTCCCAGTTCTCTGGGGGACAATACCCACTCAACGGCATCCTTGGGGGCAGCCGGCAACCTTCATCCCCAAGTCACAACACTAACCTTCGGGCTGGGAGCCAGGAATTCTGGGCCAACGGCACCCAGAGTCCCATGGGGCTTAACTTCGACTCACAGGAACTGTATGATTCCTTTCCTGACCAGAATTTTGAG GAGGTAGGCAGTAGTATCCATCCTGATGAGGCGGCAGAAAAGGAGCTGTCTTCAGTTGTGGCAGAGAATGGCACTGGCTTGGTAGGCAGCCTGGAGCTGGAGGAAGAGCAGCCAG AACTGAAGATGTGTGGCTACAATGGCTCCGTCCCTTCTGTGGAATCATTACACCAGGAGGTCTCAGTCTTGGTCCCTGACCCCACAGTGAGCTGCTTAGATGATCCTTCACATCTTCCTGATCAACTGGAAGACACTCCAATCCTCAGTGAAGTCTCTCTGGAGCCCTTCAACACTCTGGCACCAG AGCCAGTGAGTGGAGGACTCTATGGTATAGATGACACGGAGCTGATGGGTGCAGAGGACAAGCTGCCTCTTGAGGACAGCCCTGTGATTTCTGCCCTTGACTGCCCTTCCCTCAATAACACCACTGCCTTCAGTCTCCTGGCAGATGACAGTCAAACTTCAGCCTCTATTTTTGCCAGCCCCGCTTCTCCACCTGTCCTTGGGGAATCTGTCCTGCAGG ATAACAGCTTTGACCTGAATAATGGTAGTGATGCAgaacaggaagaaatggagactcaGGCTTCAGACTTCCCACCACATCTGGCCCAACCAGTCCCTGACCAGTCATCCACTATTCAGCTACATCCAGCAACCGCACCAGCAGTCTCGCCAACAGCCTCCCCAGCAATCTCCTTGGCAGTTTCTCCAGCAGCCTCCCCTGAAATCTCTCCAGAGGTCTCCCCAGCAGTTTCTCCAGCAGCCTCTCCAGAACTCTCCCCAGCCGTCTCCCCAGCAGCCTTCCCTACAGTCTCTCCAACTTCCTCGGCAGCCCTCCCACCAGTATCCTCGGAAGTCTCCTTGACAGCCTCCCCGGTGACCTCCCCAAAAGTGTCCCCTGCAGCTTCCCCAGCAGCTGTCTTCCCAGTAGCCTCCCCAGGAAATAAGGATGTCAGCAGCTTCCCTGAAACCACTGCTGACCTGGAAGAGATCACCGGTGAAGGAGTCACTGCTTCTGGCAGTG GTGATGTCCTGAGGAGACGTATTGCTACCCCTGAAGAAGTTCGTCTTCCCCTCCAACATGG gtggcGGAGAGAGGTGCGCATCAAGAAGGGCAGCCACCGCTGGCAGGGAGAGACCTGGTATTACGGCCCCTGTGGGAAGAGGATGAAACAGTTCCCGGAAGTGATCAAG TACCTGAGCCGCAACGTGGTACACAATGTCCGCCGTGAGCACTTCAGCTTCAGTCCCCGTATGCCTGTTGGAGATTTCTTTGAAGAGAGAGACACACCAGAG GGCTTGCAGTGGGTACAGCTCTCAGCAGAGGAGATCCCATCCAGGATTCAGGCAATTACTGGGAAACGGGGCCGACCTCGAAACACTGAGAAGGCCAAGACCAAGGAAGTCCCCAAGGTGAAACGGGGCCGAGGTCGGCCACCCAAGGTCAAAATCACTGAGCTGTTGAATAAGACAGACAACCGCCTCCTAAAGAAATTGGAGGCCCAAG AAACGCTGAATGAGGAGGATAAAGCAAAGATGAGTAAAATCAAGAAGAAGGTGAAGCAGAAGGTACAGCGGGGAGAGTGTCAGACTGCTGGCCAAGGGCAG GCCAGAAACAAGCGGAAACAAGAGACCAAGAGCTTAAAGCAGAAGGAAGCTAAGAAGAAATCCAAG GCTGAGAAGGAGAAGGTAAAGGCAAagcaggaaaaactgaaagaaaaagtcaagagggagaagaaggagaaggtagaaatgaaggaaaaggaggaggtgacCAAAGCCAAGGCAGCCTGTAAAGCAGATAAAACCCTGACCTCGCAGAGGCGCTTGGAGGAGCGGCAGAGACAGCAGATGATCTTGGAAGAGATGAAGAAGCCCACAGAGGATATGTGTCTGACTGACCACCAG CCCCTGCCCGACTTCTCACGCATCCCTGGTCTCATCCTGCCTAGTGGGGCCTTCTCAGACTGCTTGACCATTGTGGAGTTTCTGCACAGCTTTGGCAAGGTGCTGGGCTTTGACCCTGCCAAAGATGTACCTAGCTTGGGGGTCCTGCAGGAGGGACTTCTGTGTCAAGGCGACAGCTTGGGCGAGGTGCAAGATCTGCTTGTGCGGCTCCTGAAGGCTGCCCTCTACGATCCTGGCTTGCCCTCCTACTGTCAG TCCTTAAAGATCTTGGGGGAGAAGGTATCTGAGATCCCACTGACAAGAGACAACGTGTCTGAGATCCTGCGCTGCTTCCTCATGGCATATGGAGTGGAGCCAGCCCTCTGTGACAGCCTGCGCACCCAGCCTTTTCAGGCCCAGCCACCCCAACAGAAGGCTGCTGTCCTGGCCTTCCTGGTGCATGAGCTCAACGGCTCCACCCTCATCATCAa TGAGATTGACAAGACTCTGGAGAGTATGTCCAGCTACAGGAAAAACAAGTGGATTGTTGAAGGCCGGCTCCGGAG ACTGAAAACTGCTCTGGCCAAGCGAACTGGGCGGCCTGAGGTAGAGATGCAAGGGCCAGAGGAAGGCCTGGGGCGGAGGCGCAGTTCTCGGATCATGGAGGAGACCAGTGgcatggaagaggaggaagaggaggagattaCAGCAGTTGTCCATGGCCGTAGGGGTCGAAGAGATGGAGAG GTTGATGCCACAGCATCTAGCATCCCAGAGCTAGAGCGCCAGATAGAAAAACTCAGCAAG CGTCAGCTTTTCTTTCGCAAAAAGCTGCTTCACTCATCCCAGATGCTTCGGGCAGTCTCCTTGGGTCAGGACCGCTACAGACGCCGCTACTGGGTGTTGCCCTATTTGGCTGGTATCTTTGTGGAAGGAACAGAGGGGAGCTTAG TTCCTGAGGATGTGATAAAGCAGGAAACTGACTCCTTGAAAGTAGCAGGCCATACAGCACCCagcccagctcccttctctctgaagaGGGAATTAGCTGTCTCCAGCACCTCCACCAGTTCTCCTGCCCGGGCCCGAGGCCGACCTCGAAAAACTAAGCCTGGGTCTATGCATCCTAGGCACCTTAAATCCCCTTTTAGGGGTCAGGAGTCAGAACAGCCCCAAGCCCAGCTTCAGCCTGAGACTCAGCCCCATCCTCAGCTTCAGGCTCAtgcccagcctcagccccagccccagccccagcttcAGTCCCATCCTCAGTCCCATAATGGGTTCCTGGAGCCAGAAGGCTCCCCTTTGTCTCTGGGTCAGAGCCAGCATGACCTCAGCCAGTCAGCCTTCCTGTCTTGGCTAAGCCAGACTCAGAGCCATGGCTCCCTGTTGAGCAGCTCAGTCCTCACGCCTGATAGCAGCCCCGGAAAACTGGACCCGACCCCATCACAGCCCCTAGAGGAGCCAGAGCCTGATGAGGCGGAATCCAGCCCTGATTCTCAAGCTCCCTGGTTTAACTTCTCAGCTCAGATACCCTGCAACGCTGCCCCTACGCCACCCCCTGCAGTTTCTGAGGACCAGCCTACTCCCTCCCTCCAGCTACCTGTCTCCTCCAAGCCA GCGAACAGACCCAGTGCTGCCAACCCCTGTTCTCCAGTGCAGCTCTCTTCCACCCCTTTGCCTGGGGTGGCCCCTAAGAGGCGAGCAGGAGACCCTGGAGAAACACCACAAAGTCCCGCAGGGCTGCGACAGCCAAAACGGAGAGGGAGACCCCCCAGTAAGTTCTTCAAACAGATGGAGCAGCGTTACCTAACCCAGCTGACAGCCCAGCCTGTCCCTGCTG AGATGTGCTCAGGCTGGTGGTGGATCCAAGATCCTGAGACATTGGATGCCACACTCAAGGCCCTGCACCCCCGAGGCATCCGGGAGAAGGCACTTCACAAACACCTAAACAAGCACAGGGACTTCTTACAGGAAGTCTGCCTTCGGCCCTCAACTG ACCCCATTTTTGAGCCCAGTCAGCTACCTCCCTTTCAAGAAGGGATTTTAAGCTGGTCTCCCAAAGAGAAGACATATGAGACAGACCTGGCTGTGCTTCAGTGGGTAGAGGAGCTGGAACAGCGGGTTATCCTGTCTGATCTGCAGATTCGG GGCTGGACATGTCCTAGCCCAGACTCTACTCGTGAAGACTTGGCCTACTGTGAGCATCTGCCCGACTCCCAGGAGGACATCACCTGGAGAGGTCGAGGCAGGGAAGGTCTGGCACCCGTGCGTAAAACTACCAACCCTCTGGACCTGGCTGTGATGCGACTGGCTGCCCTGGAGCAGAATGTGGAGCGACGGTATCTACGGGAGCCCCTCTGGCCAGCTCACGAGGTTGTGCTGGAGAAGGCCCTGCTCAGCTCCCCCAGTAGTGCCCCCCAGTGCGCCACTACAGAGAT ATCATATGAGATCACCCCTCGCATTCGGGCCTGGCGCCAGACACTCGAGCGGTGCCGCAGTGCAGCCCAGGTGTGTTTGTGCCTGGGCCAGCTGGAGAGGTCCATTGCCTGGGAGAAGTCTGTCAACAAAGTG ACCTGTCTAGTCTGCCGGAAGGGTGACAACGATGAGTTTCTTCTGCTTTGTGATGGATGTGACCGTGGCTGCCACATTTACTGCCATCGGCCCAAGATGGAGGCTGTCCCAGAAGGAGACTGGTTCTGTGCTGTCTGTTTGGCCCAG cAGGTAGAGGGAGAATTCACTCAGAAGCCTCGTTTCCCAAAACGAGGCCAGAAGCGGAAAAGTAGTTATGTGCTGAACTTCCCAGAGGGTGATGGCCGCCGACGCCGGGTACTGTCAAGGGGCCGAGAAAGCCCAGCAGTGCCTCGGTACTCCGAAGAAGGGCTGTCCCCCTCGAAGCGGCGGCGACTCTCCATGCGGAACCACCACAGTGATCTCACATTTTGCGA GATTATCTTGATGGAGATGGAGTCCCATGATGCAGCCTGGCCCTTCCTGGAGCCTGTGAACCCACGTTTGGTGAGTGGGTACCGGCGCATCATCAAAAACCCTATGGATTTTTCCACCATGAGGGAGCGGCTGCTCCGGGGAGG GTACACCAGCTCAGAGGAGTTTGCGGCTGACGCACTCCTGGTCTTTGACAACTGCCAGACCTTCAACGAGGATGACTCTGAAGTGGGCAAGGCTGGGCACATCATGCGCCGCTTCTTCGAGAGCCGCTGGGAGGAGTTTTATCAGGGAAAACAGGCCAATCTATGA